AGTAATTAAAATAATCAAAAGATGTTGTGTCTTTTTTATTTTCAATATTTCCAGAGGTTTCCGTACCTTTCCTAGCACAAAAACCTGTAGTCATATACTTATATCCTGATTTATCTCCATCATCTAATCGCCATTCAATTAGTGAATGAATAACATTACTAGAATCTTTGCCCCTAAAGAGTTTTTCTATAGGTTGCTTGTCATCTAAATGACAGTTTGGTATAAGATTTTGCATGAGCAATAACATTAAAAGGCTTTTACCCCCACCATTTGCAAGGTCATACAAAGTATTGCTACAAGAAAGTTCCATTTTAAAATCATCATATGTTTGAGTGCCATTATTATATTTAACATTGTTTATTCTTATCCTGTTTATTTGCGGCATTAATTAAGTCCTCCTTCTGACATTATCGCGTAAAGCCTACCTCTGAAGTCTTCAAAATAGTTTTCTATAAGTGCCTTAAATCTATCACTGGCATAATACCGTTCCTCTACCTCAATAAAAAGATTCTGCTCTTTTAGAAAATTAAATACAATTTTTATATACCCTAACTTCGAGCTTTTATATGCTCTAGCATTTACTGATAAATCAGTTGAGTGAGTTAAAGGGAGTTCATCCCACAAAAGAGCTATAACATTAAAACTATTTTCCTCAAGTTCGTTTTTCACTATTACATCCAATTTACTGATAATACTTGAAAATGAGCCATCAACGCTCCGCAGAACATCCTCACTTTTTATATATTCTTGAAATGTGTAACTTGAAGAATCTTTATAAAACAGTGTAATAATATTATAAATAATAAAATAACACATATATAATTCTTTATTAACCTTAAGGCCTAACATCTTCCTTAATTCCTCATTAGTATAACCAAACACCTTATTCTTTTCTCCAGCCGTAATAAATAAAGCACCCTTATATTGATATAAAGTTAAATTTAGCTTCTCAATCATGCTACCAAATATATTATACATTTCAATGTTTGAATTGTATTCCTCGTATAAGTCTGTATTTTCGCTGTTGCTTACATTCTCGCCAGTAATAAGCTTTGCAAATAGTTCAAGGGCTTTCTCCATATTCCAGTTATCCAATTCACTTCACCCTTTCAAATTTTATATTGGTAATTTTAAAGAAAGATGATATTTCTATTACATCCTCAGGCATTGGTATTAGTCTAAATTTAAGACCTATAAACTCATAACGATTTTCAGGTGTTAATAAATTAATTATTATTTTATCAAAGATAGTTTTTTCGTCGACGTCAAGCTTAGATAAATCATAATAATTTTTTTGCGCAATATGCAGTATAAATGAATAATAATCTCCATTTTTTAATATATCTCCTTTAAACTTACCTGCTAAATACAAATTAAACTCTCTTAAGGAAAATTGACCTTTATCCAAAAGAAATTTCATTAATAAATTCATAAATATTATGAAATTAGAAGCTATTCTTTCATCCTCTATGTCGTCAAGTGATATATATTCTGTTTCTTCATAAGTTGTAACCTCTTCAACATCTTCCTCATTATTGGGTCTGTAGGTTAAAAGCTCATCTGTACTTTTTAAATTAAAAGTCTTATTAAACTTTATCTTTAAAAGCGGATTCATAAGATAAGCTAGAAGTCCAACATTATCCAAAAGTAGAGTCCTTTGATAAACGGTTTTAAAATCAAAAGACATTCTAAGTTTATTTAATGTTACCTTTCTAATAATTTCATCTGATTTTATCTTAAGGTCAGTAGAAGAATTTAAAAGTGCACTATGCTTTGAAATAGCTCGTTTAATCTCAGTTTCTAGATTATAAATATATTCCCTATTTTTTAAGAAATCCTCAGTGTCGTGACTTTCATTTTCCTCCATCCTCTCAAGAGCAATTTCTATTAGTTTCCTATTCTTATCAAATAGACCTTGTTCTTCATCAAACCACTTCATACTATTAATAAAAAGTTCATCTGTTGCCTTTATTCCATCAGCAACGTTGTAACTCAAAATATTCAAGATCTCATTCTTTCTTTGCATTAGTTTACTAACTTCATTATTAATACGTTTTACAACTTCAATACCACCTTTAAAATTCTTAGACTCAATCATTTTAGAGAGCAGTATCTGTTGAATACTTATTTTGCTCTCATCCTTTATCTCCTTTGTATCAAGGTAAAACTCAATAGCCTCAGATGTTATATAATACCGTATTGTATTGTCTGATATTTTGGATTCAATTAATTTGATCCTAGATGACATCTGCTTTTTTTGAGCAGGGTCAAAATAATTATACGAAAAAGGTTTTCCATCATTTATAATTTTTTCGAAAATATAATTTACAAGTAAACTATTCTCTTTTTCATCCAGGTACAAATTATAATCTCGTTTTAAAATTTCTGTAGTAAACCTATAAAACTTTTCAAAAGAAACCCCTATATCATTAAAATTATT
This window of the Clostridium estertheticum genome carries:
- a CDS encoding DUF6063 family protein, whose translation is MDNWNMEKALELFAKLITGENVSNSENTDLYEEYNSNIEMYNIFGSMIEKLNLTLYQYKGALFITAGEKNKVFGYTNEELRKMLGLKVNKELYMCYFIIYNIITLFYKDSSSYTFQEYIKSEDVLRSVDGSFSSIISKLDVIVKNELEENSFNVIALLWDELPLTHSTDLSVNARAYKSSKLGYIKIVFNFLKEQNLFIEVEERYYASDRFKALIENYFEDFRGRLYAIMSEGGLN